The following are from one region of the Pseudodesulfovibrio piezophilus C1TLV30 genome:
- a CDS encoding ribonuclease HII, producing the protein MSQGSLFCASGYRVTEIAGVDEAGRGCLAGPVVAGACILPAEYDLPGLTDSKQLTAAKRAVLYDQIRQQAVCWAVGVAWAPEIDAINILEATYQAMARAVRSLKEKPLFLRIDGNKTIPSYALQQDIAQEYVIKGDGSVPAISAASVMAKTFRDRLMIKLAKRYPGYGITKHMGYGTKVHMQALRELGPSRIHRLTFRGVKEEQPIQKQGSLF; encoded by the coding sequence ATGAGCCAGGGAAGTCTTTTTTGTGCCAGCGGATATCGAGTCACCGAGATTGCGGGGGTTGACGAAGCCGGGCGAGGATGCCTGGCCGGGCCTGTCGTGGCTGGGGCGTGTATTTTGCCAGCCGAGTATGACCTGCCCGGCCTGACGGATTCCAAACAATTGACAGCTGCCAAGCGAGCAGTCCTTTACGACCAGATACGGCAACAGGCTGTCTGCTGGGCTGTTGGTGTTGCCTGGGCACCGGAAATTGATGCCATCAATATTCTTGAGGCTACGTATCAAGCCATGGCGCGGGCAGTACGCTCGCTTAAGGAAAAGCCCCTGTTCCTCCGTATTGACGGCAACAAGACTATCCCCTCCTATGCACTCCAACAAGATATTGCCCAGGAATATGTCATCAAGGGCGACGGGAGTGTGCCTGCCATCTCTGCTGCGTCAGTCATGGCCAAAACCTTTCGGGATAGGCTGATGATCAAACTGGCCAAACGGTATCCGGGCTATGGGATCACCAAACACATGGGATATGGAACCAAAGTCCATATGCAGGCTCTTCGGGAACTTGGTCCAAGCAGGATTCATCGTCTCACTTTTCGCGGTGTCAAAGAGGAGCAGCCCATACAGAAACAAGGCAGCCTCTTCTAG
- the rplS gene encoding 50S ribosomal protein L19, giving the protein MSIIKKIEAEHIRLDVPAFKAGDTVKVHYRIIEGEKERIQVFQGAVLRRRRGTTNATFTVRKISDGIGVERVFPMNSPFIDRVEVVSEGKVRRSRIYYLRNLRGKAARIKSKQIWE; this is encoded by the coding sequence ATGAGCATCATCAAGAAGATCGAAGCCGAACACATTCGTCTCGACGTTCCCGCATTCAAGGCCGGTGACACCGTCAAGGTTCACTATCGTATCATCGAAGGCGAGAAAGAACGCATCCAGGTTTTCCAGGGTGCTGTCCTGCGTCGCCGTCGCGGTACGACCAACGCTACTTTCACTGTTCGCAAGATTTCCGATGGAATCGGTGTCGAGCGCGTGTTCCCCATGAACTCCCCCTTCATTGATCGCGTCGAAGTGGTCTCTGAAGGAAAGGTTCGCCGGAGCCGCATCTACTACCTGCGTAACCTGCGCGGTAAGGCTGCTCGCATCAAGTCCAAGCAGATTTGGGAATAG
- the trmD gene encoding tRNA (guanosine(37)-N1)-methyltransferase TrmD, whose translation MNFHLVSIFPHYFESPFASGLMGKAVENGLVAFDHVDVRHFAGGIHKSVDDRPFGGGPGMLLKLDPMAKALDSIESPGRILMLSPRGKPLTQARARELSAEEDLTLICGRYEGIDERLLDLYPIEMVSVGDFVLNGGEAGAVCLVEAVARLLPDFMGHTDSGEEESFSAGLLEYPHYTRPDDYQGLVVPEVLRGGNHGKIEEWRRECSLESTLNDRPDVLPEASLTVEDIDFLRTLSRTRLGRNLYIALCHYPVVNKFGEKVAVSVTNLDLHDMSRVARSYGLGGFYATTPIEDQKALAEQLLNHWKKGAGSIANPDRAEAFSKVKVFDDIEAAVLDIETQTGQCPRLAATSARLDRRKHAEPALTYADVRKWLEISPVLLVFGTGHGLAEEVLAKAEGILRPIRFLDDYNHLSVRSAVAIIVDRLIADEY comes from the coding sequence ATGAATTTTCACCTTGTCTCCATATTTCCTCATTATTTCGAGTCTCCGTTTGCTTCGGGGCTGATGGGAAAAGCCGTTGAAAACGGCTTGGTGGCCTTCGACCATGTCGATGTGCGCCATTTTGCCGGGGGTATCCACAAGTCTGTGGATGATCGGCCATTTGGCGGTGGGCCGGGGATGTTGCTCAAGCTTGATCCCATGGCCAAGGCGCTGGATTCCATCGAGTCACCGGGGCGCATCCTGATGCTTTCTCCGCGCGGCAAGCCTCTGACCCAAGCTCGAGCCCGCGAATTATCCGCCGAAGAGGATTTAACCCTTATCTGTGGGCGATACGAAGGGATTGATGAGCGCCTGCTCGATCTTTATCCCATCGAGATGGTCAGTGTGGGCGATTTTGTTCTCAATGGAGGGGAGGCCGGGGCCGTCTGTCTCGTAGAGGCCGTGGCACGGTTGCTTCCCGATTTCATGGGGCATACCGATTCCGGCGAGGAAGAATCTTTTTCCGCAGGATTGCTGGAGTATCCGCACTATACGCGACCTGATGACTATCAGGGACTTGTGGTGCCTGAAGTGTTGCGGGGCGGCAACCATGGCAAGATTGAGGAGTGGCGGCGGGAGTGCTCCCTTGAGAGCACCTTGAATGACCGCCCCGATGTACTGCCCGAGGCAAGCCTGACTGTTGAGGATATCGATTTTTTGCGAACCCTGTCGCGAACTCGCTTGGGGCGTAATCTCTACATTGCCTTGTGCCATTATCCCGTGGTCAATAAATTTGGAGAAAAGGTAGCCGTCTCCGTCACCAATCTCGATTTGCATGATATGTCTCGCGTAGCAAGGAGCTACGGTCTGGGCGGATTTTATGCCACCACCCCCATCGAGGATCAGAAAGCCCTGGCAGAGCAGCTGCTCAATCACTGGAAAAAGGGGGCAGGAAGTATCGCCAACCCCGATCGGGCCGAAGCTTTTTCCAAGGTCAAGGTTTTTGACGATATAGAGGCAGCGGTCCTTGACATTGAAACGCAAACAGGGCAATGTCCCCGCCTCGCGGCTACGTCTGCACGACTTGATCGCCGCAAGCACGCTGAACCGGCTCTCACCTATGCTGATGTGAGAAAATGGTTAGAAATTTCGCCGGTTTTACTTGTATTTGGAACCGGTCATGGCCTTGCCGAGGAAGTTCTCGCAAAGGCAGAGGGGATTCTGCGCCCCATCCGATTTTTGGACGACTATAACCATCTGTCCGTGAGAAGTGCGGTCGCCATCATAGTGGATCGGCTCATAGCAGATGAATATTAG
- the rimM gene encoding ribosome maturation factor RimM (Essential for efficient processing of 16S rRNA) yields MTTRRTDGFIQVGGVAKPHGIRGEFCIKSYADSPSLFGSVAALFLQDGNKPPKPFVLRSWREHKGLVLLKCQGVDDRDEAEALRGFAVLVHEDDLPAPEEGQHYLYEMLGCRVRLQDGADLGTLEQFFETAEQDTWVIITDDGKEILLPAVPEFVLDVDLDEEVILVDPPEGLIDLYLNPEPPQKKKPRRRTSKKKPRPPKTPQAE; encoded by the coding sequence ATGACAACACGCCGTACCGACGGGTTTATCCAAGTTGGCGGAGTGGCGAAGCCGCACGGAATTCGCGGGGAGTTCTGCATAAAGAGTTATGCGGACTCCCCGTCGCTTTTCGGGAGCGTGGCTGCGCTGTTCCTTCAGGATGGCAATAAACCGCCAAAACCGTTTGTTCTCCGTTCCTGGCGAGAGCACAAGGGGCTTGTCCTCTTGAAGTGCCAGGGAGTGGATGATCGCGATGAGGCTGAAGCCTTGCGCGGCTTTGCCGTGCTCGTGCATGAGGACGATCTGCCTGCACCCGAAGAAGGTCAGCATTATCTCTATGAGATGCTTGGCTGCCGGGTGCGTTTGCAGGATGGGGCAGACCTCGGCACTCTGGAACAGTTCTTCGAAACAGCCGAGCAGGATACCTGGGTTATCATCACTGATGATGGCAAGGAGATTCTTCTGCCTGCGGTTCCCGAGTTTGTTCTTGATGTGGATTTGGATGAAGAAGTGATTCTCGTTGATCCGCCCGAAGGGTTGATCGATCTTTATCTCAATCCAGAGCCACCCCAAAAAAAGAAACCGCGACGCCGGACTTCGAAGAAAAAACCGCGTCCGCCCAAGACGCCTCAGGCAGAGTGA
- a CDS encoding KH domain-containing protein — MLKEMIEYIAKSLVDNPDEVHVSEVEGEQTSVIELKVAKEDLGKVIGKQGRTARAMRTLLGAASTKARKRSVLEILE, encoded by the coding sequence ATGCTGAAAGAGATGATTGAGTACATTGCCAAGTCCCTGGTGGACAACCCGGATGAAGTGCACGTGTCTGAAGTCGAAGGCGAACAGACCTCGGTTATTGAGCTGAAGGTGGCCAAGGAAGACCTTGGCAAGGTGATCGGCAAACAGGGCCGCACGGCTCGGGCCATGCGTACCTTGCTTGGCGCAGCCTCCACCAAAGCACGCAAGCGCTCCGTTTTGGAGATTCTTGAATAA
- the rpsP gene encoding 30S ribosomal protein S16 — MAMKIRLTRMGSKKRPFYRVVALDSATRRDGRPVEFLGHYNPMVEPNDIVLDMEKIEKWLAQGAEPSNTVRSLLKKAGKQA, encoded by the coding sequence ATGGCTATGAAAATCAGACTGACCCGGATGGGTTCCAAGAAGCGTCCCTTCTACCGCGTCGTGGCTCTCGACAGCGCCACACGTCGTGATGGACGTCCTGTTGAGTTCCTCGGACATTACAATCCGATGGTCGAACCTAACGACATCGTGCTCGATATGGAAAAGATTGAAAAGTGGCTGGCACAAGGCGCCGAGCCTAGTAATACTGTTCGTTCCCTGCTGAAAAAGGCCGGCAAGCAAGCATAG
- the ffh gene encoding signal recognition particle protein → MFESLQERLGNAFQKFKGQKQLTEDNVKEGLREVRLALLEADVNFKVVKGFVDQVKDRALGEEVMKGLDPGQQIIKIVNDELIELLGGEQQGLDIKAKPLKLMMVGLQGSGKTTSSGKLALYLRKQYDKKPYLVPADVYRPAAIDQLTTLARQLDVPVYPSTTDMNPVDICRDALAQAEEMGCDLILFDTAGRLHIDEGLMDELENIKNACTPQEILFVADAMTGQDAVTVAEAFNEKLEISGVVLTKMDGDARGGAALSIKTVTGKSVKFVGVGEKLSELELFHPDRIASRILGMGDMMTLIEKAQSEIDEDEAKAMAEKMAKAEFDFEDFRSHMRKIKKLGSMEGLLKMIPGMGNIMKQMGQDALPEDEMKRTEAIISSMTMKERRQPKLINQSRKERIAKGSGVKVADVNALMKNFKQMSKVMQAMMGGGKKKGKFGLPKLPGLGGGMPDLSALGGMDGMPGMPPGMGMPGMGEEEGTKRTISKKTLKARNKKKLNKQAKKKKKKKK, encoded by the coding sequence TTGTTCGAAAGCCTGCAAGAAAGACTTGGCAATGCCTTTCAAAAATTCAAGGGCCAGAAGCAACTCACCGAAGACAATGTCAAGGAAGGGTTGCGTGAGGTCCGTTTGGCGTTGCTTGAGGCGGATGTCAATTTCAAGGTCGTCAAAGGCTTTGTCGATCAAGTAAAAGATCGAGCTTTGGGCGAAGAGGTCATGAAAGGCCTCGATCCGGGGCAACAGATCATCAAGATCGTCAATGACGAATTGATCGAACTGCTCGGCGGAGAGCAACAGGGCCTTGATATCAAGGCCAAGCCGCTCAAGCTGATGATGGTTGGCCTTCAAGGGTCGGGTAAGACCACCAGTTCAGGTAAACTCGCGCTCTATTTGCGCAAGCAGTATGACAAGAAGCCGTACCTTGTTCCTGCTGATGTTTACCGCCCTGCCGCCATTGATCAGTTGACGACGTTGGCCCGGCAGCTTGATGTGCCTGTCTATCCGTCTACCACGGATATGAATCCGGTGGATATTTGTCGGGATGCGCTGGCTCAGGCCGAAGAGATGGGATGTGATCTCATCCTTTTCGATACAGCGGGTCGTCTGCATATCGATGAAGGGTTGATGGACGAGCTTGAGAATATCAAGAACGCCTGTACCCCCCAGGAAATTTTGTTTGTGGCCGATGCCATGACCGGCCAGGACGCGGTGACCGTTGCCGAAGCTTTCAATGAGAAGCTGGAGATTTCCGGTGTCGTTCTGACCAAGATGGATGGTGACGCCCGTGGTGGTGCAGCGCTGTCCATCAAGACCGTGACCGGTAAATCCGTCAAATTTGTCGGTGTTGGTGAAAAACTTTCCGAATTGGAACTGTTTCACCCGGATCGTATCGCCTCTCGCATCCTCGGAATGGGCGACATGATGACGCTTATCGAGAAGGCACAGAGCGAAATTGACGAGGATGAAGCCAAGGCCATGGCAGAGAAGATGGCCAAGGCCGAATTTGATTTTGAAGATTTTCGCAGTCATATGCGCAAGATCAAAAAACTCGGTTCCATGGAAGGCTTGCTCAAGATGATTCCCGGTATGGGGAACATCATGAAGCAGATGGGGCAGGACGCCCTGCCGGAAGATGAAATGAAGCGCACTGAGGCGATCATTTCCTCCATGACCATGAAAGAGCGTCGTCAACCCAAGCTCATCAACCAGAGTCGCAAAGAGCGTATCGCTAAAGGTTCTGGCGTGAAGGTGGCGGATGTCAACGCGCTGATGAAGAATTTCAAGCAGATGAGCAAGGTCATGCAGGCCATGATGGGCGGCGGTAAAAAGAAAGGCAAATTCGGTTTGCCCAAGTTACCCGGTCTTGGTGGTGGCATGCCTGATCTGAGCGCACTGGGTGGCATGGACGGTATGCCCGGCATGCCTCCCGGAATGGGAATGCCCGGTATGGGAGAGGAAGAAGGCACCAAGCGCACCATCTCGAAGAAAACCCTCAAGGCCCGCAACAAGAAAAAGTTGAACAAGCAGGCCAAGAAGAAGAAAAAGAAGAAAAAGTAG
- a CDS encoding SOS response-associated peptidase has product MCGRFALGIPKKQLAEALEVQVPENYDPRLNVAPGQEIHTLANMGGKRCWSTRWWGLVPHRAEEKKAGYTMINIRAETLFDKPSFGESVQHGRCLVPAQAFYEWQRLGHGKQPYAVGLLDNEVFCMAALSASWQDAKIGEVVDSVAILTCEANAVMSPLHERMPVIVPHEKWDQWLDPENIWPETLRDMLVPYQGNDMRAWLVSYAVNDPGHESEDLLDSISAPRQGRLL; this is encoded by the coding sequence ATGTGTGGACGATTTGCTCTTGGGATTCCCAAAAAACAGTTGGCTGAGGCTTTGGAGGTTCAGGTTCCAGAGAACTATGACCCCCGTTTGAATGTGGCTCCGGGGCAGGAAATTCATACCCTGGCCAACATGGGTGGGAAAAGATGTTGGTCAACCCGCTGGTGGGGATTGGTCCCTCACCGGGCTGAAGAAAAAAAAGCCGGATACACCATGATTAATATCAGGGCGGAAACCCTTTTTGACAAACCGTCATTTGGGGAGTCTGTCCAGCATGGAAGATGTCTCGTGCCTGCGCAGGCTTTTTACGAGTGGCAGCGGTTGGGCCATGGGAAGCAACCCTATGCCGTGGGGTTGCTTGATAACGAAGTTTTCTGCATGGCAGCTCTTTCCGCGAGTTGGCAGGATGCAAAGATCGGCGAGGTTGTCGATTCCGTCGCTATTCTGACCTGTGAAGCCAATGCGGTCATGAGTCCTCTTCATGAAAGAATGCCGGTGATCGTGCCCCATGAAAAATGGGATCAATGGCTCGATCCGGAAAATATTTGGCCGGAAACGCTACGGGATATGCTTGTTCCATATCAGGGGAATGATATGCGTGCTTGGCTGGTTTCCTATGCGGTGAATGATCCTGGTCATGAGAGTGAGGACCTGCTCGACTCGATTTCAGCGCCGAGACAGGGAAGGCTGCTCTAG
- the serS gene encoding serine--tRNA ligase, protein MLDLKLMQKNPDVVRESLEKRGSKIDVQEFIDLDTRRKALIGEVESLKAEKNAVGPEIAKRKKAGEDASDLLAKMGQVSARTKELDSELTQVESAQKDWMMSVPNIPHKSVPLGTSEEDNPVLRYWGGKPELDFAPKEHWELGTNLGGLDFECAAKLAGARFSISYGWCARLERALAQLMLDTQTSLHGYTEVIPPVIVNRKTMTGTGQLPKFEEDLFKLNDDREFYLIPTAEVPLTNIYAGEVIDEEKLPVKFCAHTPCFRSEAGSYGKDTKGLIRQHQFNKVEMVNFAHPEHSYEALEDMTAAAERILQLLNIPYRVIELCTGDMGFGAAKTYDIEVWLPGQDQYREISSCSNCEDFQARRANIKFQPRDSKKKQFVHTLNGSGLAVGRCLVAVLENYQQADGSIVIPDALKPYMGGIEVVTPE, encoded by the coding sequence ATGCTTGATCTTAAGTTGATGCAGAAAAATCCGGACGTGGTTCGGGAGAGCCTGGAAAAACGTGGCTCGAAAATAGATGTTCAGGAATTTATTGATCTTGATACGCGCAGGAAGGCGTTAATTGGCGAAGTTGAATCCCTCAAGGCTGAAAAAAATGCCGTGGGACCGGAAATAGCCAAGCGCAAAAAAGCCGGAGAAGATGCTTCGGATCTGTTGGCCAAGATGGGACAGGTCTCTGCCCGCACCAAGGAACTCGACAGTGAGTTGACTCAAGTTGAATCGGCGCAGAAGGACTGGATGATGTCCGTGCCGAATATCCCCCATAAATCTGTCCCGTTAGGGACAAGTGAAGAGGACAATCCTGTCCTGCGATACTGGGGTGGAAAACCCGAACTGGATTTTGCTCCCAAAGAGCACTGGGAATTGGGAACCAACCTGGGCGGCTTGGATTTCGAATGCGCGGCCAAACTTGCCGGAGCGCGTTTTTCCATCAGCTATGGCTGGTGTGCCCGGCTGGAACGAGCCCTGGCGCAATTGATGCTGGATACCCAAACGAGTCTGCACGGATATACCGAAGTCATTCCACCAGTCATCGTCAATCGCAAGACAATGACCGGCACCGGTCAATTGCCCAAATTCGAGGAAGATCTCTTCAAGCTCAATGATGATCGTGAATTTTATCTGATCCCCACAGCTGAAGTGCCACTGACCAATATCTACGCCGGGGAAGTGATCGACGAGGAAAAGCTCCCCGTTAAATTTTGCGCTCACACCCCTTGCTTCCGCTCCGAAGCAGGATCATATGGCAAGGACACCAAGGGACTGATTCGACAGCACCAGTTCAACAAAGTTGAAATGGTCAACTTCGCCCACCCCGAGCACTCCTATGAAGCACTGGAAGACATGACAGCCGCAGCCGAAAGGATTCTGCAACTGCTCAACATCCCATACCGTGTCATAGAACTGTGCACCGGTGACATGGGATTTGGCGCGGCCAAGACGTATGACATTGAAGTCTGGCTGCCCGGTCAGGATCAATACCGTGAGATTTCCTCCTGCTCCAACTGTGAGGATTTCCAGGCGCGCCGAGCCAACATCAAATTCCAACCCCGCGACTCCAAGAAAAAACAGTTCGTTCATACTTTGAACGGTTCCGGCCTGGCCGTGGGTCGATGCCTGGTTGCCGTACTGGAAAACTACCAACAGGCAGATGGTTCTATTGTCATCCCCGATGCCCTCAAACCCTACATGGGCGGTATAGAAGTCGTCACACCGGAATAG
- a CDS encoding protein adenylyltransferase SelO: protein MRFDTSILQLPEIFFKRVAPVPVRDPYLIRLNRPLAAELGLDLPEDQEKLAGLFSGNTHWSGSDPVALAYAGHQFGHFVPELGDGRAVLLGEVVTDQGERFDIQLKGAGQTPFSRNGDGRSPLGPVIREYVVSEAMHALGVPTTRALAMVGSGEEVIRETIQPGALFTRVAASHLRVGTFEYCASRGDSESVRRLADYVIDRHYPEVRTAANPYAALFEAVCHAQARLVARWMSVGFIHGVMNTDNTTLSGETIDFGPCAFMDAYDPTAVFSSIDHQGRYAYNNQPTIAQWNMACLGGCLLPLLHEKTDMAHAEGERILGTFAPLFKDAYEDGMCAKIGVDALDEKDFDMVRSLLRLMHADGVDFTLAFHRLTNDVQAFVQLFASGQAVESWLAVRESRLAEHTLSSDRSLAMMRQANPVFIPRNHRVEEAIRAAEDHDDFSLTHRLIEIVSHPYGSQPEHAEYMDPPRPEERVRQTFCGT from the coding sequence ATGCGATTTGATACGAGTATTTTGCAGCTGCCCGAGATTTTTTTCAAACGTGTTGCCCCGGTGCCTGTCCGTGATCCATACCTGATCAGGTTGAATCGTCCCCTTGCTGCCGAGCTTGGCCTCGACCTGCCGGAAGATCAGGAAAAACTGGCAGGGCTGTTTTCCGGAAATACCCATTGGTCGGGCAGTGATCCAGTGGCTTTGGCATATGCTGGACACCAATTCGGGCATTTTGTCCCAGAATTAGGTGATGGCCGTGCCGTATTGCTGGGGGAAGTCGTTACTGACCAAGGAGAGCGTTTTGACATCCAACTCAAGGGGGCCGGGCAGACGCCGTTTTCCAGAAATGGAGATGGACGCTCCCCGTTGGGACCGGTTATTCGTGAATATGTGGTCAGCGAGGCCATGCACGCCTTGGGAGTTCCCACCACACGCGCCCTTGCCATGGTCGGGAGCGGCGAGGAGGTGATTCGTGAAACCATCCAGCCGGGTGCTCTTTTTACGCGTGTTGCAGCCAGCCATCTCCGGGTGGGGACTTTTGAATATTGTGCCTCGCGCGGGGACTCTGAGTCCGTGCGGCGACTTGCAGATTACGTCATTGATCGCCATTACCCGGAAGTTCGGACAGCGGCCAATCCCTATGCCGCGCTGTTTGAAGCCGTCTGTCATGCACAGGCGCGTCTCGTGGCCCGATGGATGAGTGTCGGGTTCATTCATGGTGTCATGAATACTGACAATACAACGCTTTCCGGCGAGACCATCGATTTTGGTCCCTGTGCTTTCATGGATGCATACGACCCGACGGCGGTCTTCAGTTCCATCGACCATCAGGGCCGATACGCCTATAATAATCAACCCACCATTGCTCAATGGAATATGGCCTGTCTGGGGGGATGCCTTTTGCCGCTCCTGCATGAGAAAACTGACATGGCTCATGCCGAAGGAGAACGGATTCTCGGAACGTTCGCACCTCTTTTCAAGGACGCCTATGAGGATGGCATGTGTGCCAAGATCGGGGTGGATGCCTTGGATGAAAAGGATTTTGATATGGTGCGCTCTCTGTTGCGGCTCATGCACGCTGATGGCGTTGATTTCACCTTGGCATTCCACCGGTTGACCAATGATGTGCAGGCTTTTGTTCAATTGTTTGCCTCGGGACAGGCAGTGGAATCGTGGCTGGCCGTTCGTGAAAGTCGTTTAGCGGAACACACTCTTTCCAGTGACCGGTCATTGGCGATGATGCGTCAGGCGAATCCCGTGTTCATCCCGCGGAACCATCGGGTGGAGGAAGCCATCCGGGCCGCAGAGGATCATGATGATTTTTCGCTCACTCACAGGTTGATCGAGATTGTCTCCCATCCGTATGGGAGCCAGCCGGAGCATGCCGAGTATATGGACCCACCCCGGCCAGAGGAGCGGGTTCGTCAGACCTTTTGCGGAACCTGA
- a CDS encoding phosphotransferase enzyme family protein: MLDIFPLWGLKPGRLRSDIALPGSPERCASRQAVEDDQGRVWVLECLRPAQLEQRERIGQALAQLEGMGLPVLAYKRGLGDHFVLQHADAHWQLSRFVPGDPLPQPDFVDDAERGRHLGDFVAGLNRVGGLVRTFDAEPAFILEEYINDLMTVMKSRQPDIHAALLPVLGSLVPLFEAWHDLPTALCQGDFHPLNILWHGRSVGAVMDWEFMGIRPALFDVANCLGCVGIEEPHALVTGLAPALLTTLRNSDALDAAGFHVLPEMILGMRFAWMSEWLRKNDHEMVALEMKYMHLLSRSIDTLLPAWKILLER, from the coding sequence ATGCTTGATATTTTTCCCTTGTGGGGGCTGAAGCCGGGCCGCCTTCGCTCGGATATCGCATTGCCCGGCAGTCCTGAACGGTGCGCTTCTCGCCAGGCCGTTGAAGACGATCAGGGTCGAGTCTGGGTACTGGAGTGCCTGCGTCCGGCACAACTGGAACAGCGGGAGCGGATTGGTCAGGCTCTGGCCCAGTTGGAAGGAATGGGGCTGCCTGTGCTCGCGTACAAGCGGGGATTGGGCGATCATTTCGTTTTGCAGCATGCGGATGCTCATTGGCAGCTTTCCCGCTTTGTTCCTGGCGATCCCCTGCCTCAACCCGATTTTGTTGATGATGCCGAACGGGGCAGACACCTCGGCGATTTTGTGGCCGGTCTGAATCGGGTAGGAGGGTTGGTCCGCACTTTTGATGCGGAACCGGCGTTCATTCTTGAAGAGTACATCAATGATTTGATGACCGTTATGAAATCGAGACAGCCGGATATTCATGCGGCTCTTTTGCCGGTGCTTGGCTCTCTGGTCCCGCTTTTCGAGGCGTGGCATGATTTGCCCACAGCACTTTGTCAGGGTGATTTCCATCCACTCAATATTCTCTGGCACGGTCGTAGCGTGGGGGCTGTCATGGACTGGGAATTCATGGGAATTCGTCCAGCCCTGTTCGATGTTGCCAACTGTCTGGGATGTGTCGGGATTGAAGAGCCTCACGCCCTGGTCACTGGTCTGGCTCCGGCATTGCTGACCACCTTGCGAAATTCGGACGCTCTGGATGCCGCTGGTTTTCATGTTCTGCCTGAGATGATTCTTGGAATGCGTTTTGCCTGGATGTCTGAATGGCTCAGGAAAAATGATCACGAAATGGTGGCACTGGAAATGAAATATATGCACCTGCTTTCCCGGAGTATCGACACTTTGCTCCCGGCCTGGAAGATCCTGCTGGAGCGATGA
- a CDS encoding SDR family NAD(P)-dependent oxidoreductase, with amino-acid sequence MTLLRNKTLVLTGASMGIGKALASELAVEGVNLVLGARSKEPLIITAAMCRKHGVKAAFVCGDVSSTNVARQLVNTAKEFGDFYGFIHAAGVLAPGPAVWELNKSQFSEVMNASVTGAHQLIRQAVPELLWRGDGLAVFFGSGAADRAQPGIGAYCAAKAAEEHLARQLAAEAPPLTTIIWRPGIVETRMQKDARNSQGQSANKLKAVFTPWKEQGLLLTPEESARGLVRFLKDDPRKKNGEVVDIRKL; translated from the coding sequence ATGACTTTGCTAAGGAATAAAACCCTGGTCCTGACCGGGGCATCAATGGGCATCGGAAAAGCCCTGGCCAGTGAACTGGCTGTGGAAGGGGTCAACCTTGTTTTGGGAGCGAGATCCAAGGAGCCGCTGATTATCACGGCTGCGATGTGTCGCAAGCATGGTGTCAAGGCGGCGTTCGTTTGTGGCGATGTCTCCTCGACCAACGTGGCCCGCCAGTTGGTGAACACTGCCAAGGAGTTCGGCGATTTCTACGGTTTCATTCATGCTGCGGGGGTTTTGGCTCCTGGCCCGGCTGTGTGGGAATTGAACAAATCACAATTCTCCGAGGTCATGAATGCGTCGGTCACGGGTGCGCATCAACTCATCCGGCAAGCCGTGCCGGAATTACTATGGCGAGGCGATGGGTTGGCGGTGTTCTTTGGTTCCGGGGCCGCGGACAGAGCGCAACCCGGCATCGGCGCATACTGTGCTGCCAAGGCTGCCGAGGAGCATCTGGCGCGGCAATTGGCGGCCGAAGCTCCTCCCCTCACCACCATCATCTGGCGGCCGGGTATCGTGGAAACTCGGATGCAGAAGGATGCCCGCAACAGTCAGGGCCAGAGTGCCAACAAGCTCAAGGCTGTGTTTACGCCGTGGAAGGAACAGGGGCTGTTGCTGACGCCGGAGGAATCGGCGCGTGGGCTGGTTCGTTTTCTCAAAGATGACCCACGAAAGAAAAATGGTGAAGTTGTCGATATAAGGAAGCTTTGA